The genomic region taaacttccattgacattcagattggccaaatttcaagtgtgctaaaacagctgatcaaaaacttttcattatttgtgtttatcattcaataattaaaacatttataataatatcatcttattgtcatttggaagaataaaaagtttaaactcaacctcttacataattgaacataatcttttaggttatttagacaaatcagaataaaaataaaaatacttggacaatttcctgatattcagattacctcagatttgctagagcaaaTCCACAtagaccttccacttttgctttcggaagtgcttataatagacaataaattattttcatatatatattgtttattttcctgtgtggcgaaaaataacgttctcaccatgggcaaaaatgttttccggctctcaatcttttctagtcctcggcctacggcctcggacttgaaaaccgatttcgagccagaaaagtctcattttcggccctaggtgcgaaatatactattacacacgcttgccttttttgtttttattttaacctgaaagcgtgattatctgtttcaagattttccaagtcaaaatcatatggtcaatatTCATTTCTGtaagttcacaggaacattttttctcaatgaatagtttgctaaaaaaatatgaaagatataatcactttgaacaattaattacgacatagcagtcaggtatttatataaataaaagctattagcttctacttacattagtgtagcgctttcggacactagttccttcatcaacactcaaacattgaagagaaagatataaattataactcagggagaatttttatttttttattatttttccacgaatattacatgatttcatcaatggagagaagagatgaagtttatataccatgtgtcaaaacaaggaaaaaattttcaatttaaaaaaaaataatctctctgaacatccaaaattaacataatcaaaaataaagtattcaaataattcacaatttttaattaactttaaaattttgttgttcaagaaataacatcttacaatttaacaccagctgttttatttaaatataccagcatgaactgtgaaaatccaaacacagctgtgtttgtgaagaaaatacctaattagaaccgtacgaattgaaacctgatatgtatgaaagcctcaacgaaccgaaccgaaccgaatgaaaccgaatgagtgtgaagctagcctaacaAGTGAGTGTACTGAGATCTATGTATGTTTTTCATAAAAAGACACTCATACTGAATGAAGAAATGACCAGTACaagagatgaaatatttattctcaaaCACATCACCCTCAGATcagtttttctcctccaccAGCAATATCTGTAACACTGAGTTAATAATTATCTCCAAATAAGAGGATACAAGTTTAGATTCTATTTTCCTATGGTACCTCCTTATTTATAATTCTCTCTCACTTCAGTagccaaattttcaattttttatgcttGTTCTGTCTTCAATATATTAGTTTTCAAGGAATAGTTTCATATTAACTAAATGTTTCAgactgaaaaacatttttttctagcaaacaatacaatatctACATGATACCATCCATTTCTATCAAGCAATAtgtattttactatttttctcGTTTTTTCTCAGCAAACAACACACTGTATATGATACCATCCATCGGTATATTCAACCGATGTATCAAACTGAATAACCAGAAGAATTGTGCCTCATTTGCCATCGATGGATTATCAACCAGTTCGCATAGTTTTCCCACATTATGGAAGACATCTCTGATTATGTTCGTTCTGGGTTTGGCCATCATGGTATTCACAGTAATGACAGCCGTACTGAGTTGCTGTGTGCAAAGTGTCTACAAGAAGAGTATTTTCACGGTCACTGGTACCGTGCAAGCAGTAGCTGGTGAGTTATTTTTAATAGTTaaacataaaattaataatatattggaataattattatactagtGTCCCCccgggttggagaactcgcatAAGAAcagttgtattgtaatcttccAGACCCAccacttttaattatacagaattgatgaaaattatggaaacagctgaatatttcttttacaagaataatttgacggtaggtttcattggggatcctatttgaaatgaaaacttACTCTCTGTCGTTTCAACATGtttgtccctcatatgaatccaaatttgatatgaatgatttcgatacagactTCCAAGAGGGAATAAATGGCGAAAAccacacattgatatctcaacccgtatcattTTCTTGGTGTTAAGTTGGGTTTACACcaaaaaattattaacaaaatgttaataacttaatccttatagattctattagattgaaagtaaattgacaaacacatatgttcatcatgtgtatgataagttaggttcaatctaatagaatctataaggatcaagttattaacattttgttgataactttggtgtaaacgcagcttaaaagttgtaaattatgttgtatattaaccagctaaAATCATGCGTCAGCGCATGAaggtctgtctgtgtgatattttccaaatagcctcagctgatgttatgaataaatggatggaaaaaactgttgtaattgaatgcaatgaattcttcagcttactaatgataaatcacaacaaattttcttcttatgcactttcaatgttatttgttataacCTAAAAATGGATGAAGGAGTAAGTCAGTTTTATTGTCCAACGAAGATGATCTGTagaaaggttcgaagaatattATACCTACGTGTTTAAAATTttaagctgattgatcaatactttccaaagttattgtagaacatacaaacagacggacaacgactttggccttcagtaagtagAAAGTGAGAGCTTGCTAACGCTCGTTAAATTAATCCTCTTGAAATCAGCCCCTGGGTGGAAAAATCTCAATCAGGCATCAGAAATGAACTGAATCATTTTTCTTCGGGGTGGTTAATAGCCCAATATTTAAtatggattttcgttcaatgcATCACATAATATGCTAAAATGGTACCGTACTGGTATTACCAGTCTGTAAAAAGCTGGAATTTATAAAGATGAGTTGCGAGAGTGAAGTTAAcgattcaattttaaaaactgtaattgatattaaaaattCGCATTCTATGCAAGTCTACATTTTTCAACTAGGGTCAAAATTAACTATCTGTTAGGAAGGCTATTGGAATGGAATTTAAGTGTCAATAAAGAGCAAGAAGGTCTAATGGAAAGTACCAGTGTAGGCTAGTGCCTGCTTGTACCTGACATAATAGTAAGAAAAATGTATTGAGTATTCTCATGATTTTAGTATTATtcaaagtgaataaataaataaatcaatgaagCATCACATTACATCATTAGAgtacaaaataatcaaataacatcaaaataatgaaaaaaagtCTTGTTAGAAATGGTAATGTATGTAATAGTGGGTCTACATAATtcttaaaaaaagaaaaaaatgtattctaacagctttttttctattaataaaataataataaataaatcattcatcaattcattttcaggtattttttatttgttgggACTGATAACGTATACTGCCGGTTGGGGGTGCCCTAGGATGGTGAAACTTTGTGGTGAAGAGTCAGGTCCATTTAGTAAAGGAAATTGTTCAATTGGTAAGTCAATATCACTTGATTtgaataagaaaactatttctTCATTAGTAAAGGAAACCTTTCAATTAGTCAATGTTCTGTTTGTTTGCTTGTTTTGGATGAGGAAACTCCTTTactcaaaaaatgtatttcatgaTAACTCTAACTTGTAGCCTGTTTGAaagtaaaattttataatcaatcatGAAGAGGCAAATTACATATTCCTCAACGTCTTGGCGTTATAAATCCGTGTTCATGTGATTAGAATAATAGCCATTAGTCCAGTCagtatatacattggtgcatgcaatttatattgtagttctgattttttaatatattatttgggtacataagagaagttcagaaccaatttcttcatgcaacaTTTCCTTGtactagatacagagtggcccaaaaacctcctaacctattttcggctcattttccagttttcagctatttctgccaaatctcgtaatcggacagaaaaatgtGCTCTCGCTTTTTTTTTTAGATCATACAGTTCTGAATataatgagatcattcggaactctctatctccaatgagtactgagttatgatttttcaaaaatgagtgaaatttgaaggaaaaatcaattttgatgaattttagtttttgatcaacaatatctttcgattgttaacatttagatgtataattcaaaattcctctgggcgtatttttgtgctctacaatctgagatcagggagagcgctctatctcgagtagatttccaggtacacctgacaacaatgctccttgtattgtgaaaaacacctaattttcagcttcaaccatcatcaccaactacattgtccttatattgatatttcgcacaattacataagttcatgagatcatgttctatgagaatcacccgctagatgcacttcatttcagtatttcctagtggagaggcgcgcttaaggacacctcaaggatcaaaatttcaaacacttataactttcgacacaatgctcagattttcatcgtactacacttcattcttctcggctcgtcaaggcggtccagaATCATGCATCATGAATAGAAAAAgttaaaagaataaaataaaattcatttctaATTATTATCCTTCCTCAATTTTTTAGCTTGAAGTAactaaagtttttgaaaatgctGACTAAATTAGTATAAAAGTCTATCAGTCACCTCAGTGTATTTGCAGCTCGTCCATcttataaattgatttattttatattgttaatGATAAAACACTGTTATTTTCAGGCCCGTCCTTATATACAGCTTTAGTTGGCACAGGACTCACCTTCCTTACTGCTGTATTATCGGTTAAAGCAGAAAAAACTACATCCAGCGATAGAGTGAGCCATCATGTCGAGAAAGGAGAAACTATAGTATGTTTACTGTAAAAAACGAACATATAATTATCCAAGGAGAAGCGAAAAGGAGGGTTCTTATCTAATGATTGAtagtttttattcttgaatttcAAAATCAGTCATGGGAATGTACCGTACGTTATTTGAGAATGTGCTTCAGCTATCATTGTCTAgcattttataaacatataagAATCCCAGATTACGTactatttcatttcattgtatcatatagttttttataatcAGAGGGACCACAAAAAAGAACTTACTGTTAACATCAACGAGGTTGAGTTACATTATTTTCAGACTGCTATATTGGATATCTGaaatttctatttgaaattctgAGAAAATTAAATAAGCTAATATTCTTGAAAGCCACTTTTACTCTCATACTTGTAGtaaaatgattgattttatACTTGAATAATGTAAAGAACCAGTAGTATCTGGGCAACTATACAGATACGGTAATAGTTTACACTTCAATTGAATCTAAATGAGAAttcagaaatatattttcatatcatagaTATGCACATTATTAATTTCCCAAAAATAATGGTTCAACTTCTAACACAGTCTCAGATTCATTTCTGTCTTCCAAGtcttattgaatattcaatttgattaaCTTTGTTACTTTGTAACCTTAATACATTGGatacttgaaaatgtgactTGTAAAAATACTTGAGAAACTATGACCATTCCAAAAAGAATGGACATTTCTTTTCTCGTTCAAGCATTGATGTCTATCATAACTAAATCCATTCCACATAAGTTCAAGAATTTCAATCAGGCAAAAGTAATCTTAATGCATTGGatacttgaaaatgtgacttgtaaaaatacttgaaaaactaTGATCATTCCAAAAAGATTGAACATTTCTTCTCTTATTCAAGCATTGATGTCTATCATAACTAAATCCATTTCACATAAGTTCAAGAATTTCAATCAGGCATCATGagttttatttcttgtttttaaaatctttgagaaaaatagttattgtgaaattagtacaaataattgagaaataagaGTGCCTCAATATATGACAAACGTGATGTTACATTTACAAAACACATATTTTTCTGATATCTCACATTAAAAACTAGAACAAACTCAGAAATAATCGTGAGAGTAgctccaatttaaataattatgaagGATATTATAGTGatactcatgaaatatattaatttattattgcacTTCATTACATCCTGCTTGACtttaatattgaacaatatgtaatttacaacacaaaaattgatattatacatTCCGGTGCCAACCTCAGTTTTTCCTTGTATCAAGTCATAGTATAAGGctcggttgcaaaaaagcctgcTAACGTTAACCGCGATTGAATTCCACGGgaacaaataagagaaaaattttCCAGAaattcttctctgattggttcttgtcaAATTTAaccattattaaaatttaacaggcttctATGCGACTGGGTCTATGAGGCATACTCTCTTATAGACTATGCCTACGATTAAAGATAGACACAGTTATATATTATCCAACAAGACGAGTCATATAGTAGGCTAATAGTCATTGATCGATTTATATCAAAGTCATTGATTTGACAATCCTTTTGAGTTCCCTATCCTTATTGGCAACCATCTACCCTCATTTTTGTGTCCAAAGATGTTTGACAACATCTCAAAAACGTTCTGTTGAtcaaatattgttattatttagaattagcTTGATTAACTTCTATGATATCAAAAGACTGCCTATTTTATAagatattttattacagtatttgtGTGCTTAGTCATAATTTTAATCAATCTAATGTTCATATTTTGACAATTATCACGTTTTtgtgaacaattattattgttctttaGAAGAAGTGCGGGTGAGTACCCGATTTTTCTATGAATTGCATAttaaattatctattattttatattattattgtacaaaTGCATATCTGTCAATTATTTATGCCTGAAAgctgataaataaatgattatatTACCACGCATACAATTGTtcgaatattattttttaattacgAAAATTCCAAGAATAAACCCCCAGAGTTCTATGTTTTCAATAAGGGAGTAACTTTCCAATTGGAAAGGTTTCGGTTGAAcagaaaaatgtattatttgctTTGTAGGTTTTTGCTTCTAATTTCAATAACTTGTCATCCAAATCCAGGGTTGCAATAGACGCATGAAGAGATTCTACAGAGcataaaaatcatgattagGTTTATTTGcaattaattgaaatagaaaagaTTTCCTTTCATGATTCCACCATGTGGCCtacaatcaaaatattatattttacgGTTTTGTAATCACAGTTTGAAATCTaccttttgaaatttttcattcatacgGTACTGCTTGGATTCCACTATGTTGAAAAATGTTGGTGTGAGCCTAATATTAGCTGGTGGTACTGTATAAGCCTAAAAGTGCAAACtagaaatatatttccatccaTTAAATACCACTGAGAAATAAATATGAAGGCCAAACAATCATCAAATATACAGATACATTGATAAAAGTATTGAGGAGGAGATTACTTGGAAATTACCAGATTTAcctaaataatgaataattccatatcaatcagttttattgtattcaacagaatcaataatattatttaataccACAACAGATTAAACTTTAAATGTGAATTCTGGATATGTAATAAAGTAGaatctacagttttatttgaagCGTGAATAACCTAATAGAGCTGAATATGAAAGGAAGagtatattttaaaaaagtattattattggCACTTCGTTCAGATACAGAGTCTGTACAGGTATGATATTAAATgagtcaaattatttattttttgttatttttcttaattgatgaattagaataatgtattgaaattcaaattacatttattgatgaaatttgataaaatctATGCCTTCAATGGACGGGAATTCTTCGTAGGGGATAATTTCTATACTGTAGTACTGAATTTATAATACCGGTATCGATTTCTAGTATAATTTACTATGTTaactcatttgaaaaatatttcccCATCTCATaataaaatgattgaggaattttattttacaaagaAGAATTGGGAATAAAGAGAGGGAAGATAAAAGAACTTCCTATGCCAATCTCTAAAATATCACAATTCTAAATCACCTGATGAATATTCTACTGAACTATAGAAAATCACAGGACATTCCTATTAAAAATCAAGCAAGTAATAAATGAGTATGTACTCTGATAAAAATCTATTGAGCAATTTGAAGATAATAGGGGTTTAAATACAGTTGCCTATTATTTGAAAACACGTAGAAACTATTCAATAAACTATCAGAATAATATAACAAGtcttaaaatatttatactatAAATACAACAAATTGTGTATAATTTGCGTAGTGGGAATAATGGATTTAGCATTAGcttatttcaattcatattcTTGGGGAGTACAAACATCAAAATTTGTAATAATGTAAGTCAGAATAAGAATACATACGGTACCTCAATGACACTCCTACAATTAACCTcctgttattataattttcaagtttatatttGCACTTGGTTTGCTCGACCAAGAGGCATTTCTAAGGACGGTTTcctatcaataattaatttattttgaaatcctCATCTATAATAAATACATTACCCTATTACCGAGCATGAGAAAGGAATGTAAAAGATACGATTAAGATATATGTAGGAAAAATGAGAGGTATAAGATGGAAGATAAAAGATAGATTAATTGGTAATGACGGAATAAAATTCAGTTGATGAGAAATATCTGAGACATGATGCATTCGAAAGCGTTGAAGATTAAAAGAAAACGTTCCAAAATGTGTGATGTACTTCATGACCTTGAAGTTTTGATAGTTTTCATTGAAATTctattgaaaaaggatgaattcatttatttattttgttttcacaGAATTGTTTGGTACTCTCCCAATTATTGTAGAAAGTGGAGaggattaataattttatttcaaggtTGTATATTATTCAAGGTCCTAGATTTTTCTAGAATGTAAAGGGGTTGAGTTGTATTAGTTTTAAAGTTAGCAATCGAGAAATCCAAGTATTAGTATCTTCTATGTTTTTAAAGTCGAAGATAAGATTTGGTAGAATTCTGTTGTTTTTAACGTTGATTACTCAATTAAGGATTTATTAGtagtttatttaaattttgaaaGTAGCACAATAGAAGAATCAAAGTTTTTGGTTGAAATCTGGTGCTTTCAAAGTTTGGTTTAACCAATCAAGAACTTCTTGATTTCAAGGTATTTTGTTTGATATTCTGAAGGTAGCACAACACAAGAGTCAACGTTTATCGAATGTTTTTCTAGGTTTTCAAGGTTGGGAAACTTGTTTAGTTGAAGCAATTTCTAGTTCTCTTCTTTCTGAAGTTTAGTTCTAGAGCTTTGATACAGGTTagcaatcattcaatcaaagaTTCGTAATATTTTTTAGTAATAAGAAGGTTTTAGGAGAGGTATTTGGGAACGATTTTTCAGGGTTTCAAGAGAGTTTTTTAAAAAAGCTTTTTGAGAGTTAAGTTCAAGGTCCGGGTGCCTTCTGCCATATAACTAAGTGGTTATTGGCGGGCATTGGGTGTACTTGCACAAGCCGTATTCCACAGCTGCTAGCCAGTGGTACCAACTGCCGTGGGAGGTCCCTGAGTCCCCAGGAGGGGTCCTGTGATCGCAGCATCGCATTGAAGCGTACATTGGACTCAGGTGTGATCTCGCCGTCAAACGCATAGGGACCGTAGGTGAACAGGTAGCCGCCTGGCTTCAGTATCTCGCTGCAACCAGTGAAAAGTCCTGCAaatatacattaaaaatatgttttaaaagaggaacattatcaaaatttacatCTACATGTATTATCTCATTCAAATTACAAGCAAAAATCATATGTAAAAAAATTGGGAGGAGACAACAGGTTAAGCCCCAAAACTGTTCATCACTccaattttgattattgaaaatgtgAAGGTACAATTGAATCGTTGTTAAAATGAGCAATGATGTATGGTTGAATCATCACTATAAATTTCGAGAGACTTGGAAGTAGGAATTGATTACTCATTTGGTAGTAACGTACCCTTCCCCAAGTTGTGTGACATCTTCATAAAACGTATCATACAAGTTCAAAACGTGCGTTACTAAAATGTCATGGTCAATAacattaataaatgaatgaatgattaataAAAGAATATGTTTACACAGCATagcaaaaattaaatgaaagtCCCTATAAACATTATATTAGATCAAATTACTTGCATACTGTACCAAAAACTAAAGTTATTTACGgtgattgaattttcaaacaatTACGTTGATTAGATCAAGCAATATGAAACAAAGTGGAAATAAAAAATGCAGTCATGTCTTCTTGCCTTTTCTGTTTTATCAGCAGGGTTAATTTGAGATTAGTTTATTCGAAGGAAGAGGGAAAAGGATGTTCACTTGATCTTGGAAAGGATGTTTGGATTCAAGTTTAAGATGGAGTATTGGAAAAGGTGGCGATAGAAATTTTGAACAGAGCCAGTGAGGCTTGGAATACAAAACGTGGAAGATGTGATACTCTATTTAATAACTTACCTTCAGCACATTTATACTCGGAAATATGCATCATATTAATGTTAAGAACATAATCAATTGATTCATTCTTGATATTGCCTCCCAGCCAGGAGCAAGCCGGGTCTCTGACATCCAGATAACCAGGTGGTTTTACATTCTCCAGTTTCTCATACTGGAT from Nilaparvata lugens isolate BPH chromosome 11, ASM1435652v1, whole genome shotgun sequence harbors:
- the LOC111058686 gene encoding LHFPL tetraspan subfamily member 2 protein, which gives rise to MGHIILTTHSLIWVLLTITATLAVFSGLVSPEWLQSQTPVMYANNTLYMIPSIGIFNRCIKLNNQKNCASFAIDGLSTSSHSFPTLWKTSLIMFVLGLAIMVFTVMTAVLSCCVQSVYKKSIFTVTGTVQAVAGIFYLLGLITYTAGWGCPRMVKLCGEESGPFSKGNCSIGPSLYTALVGTGLTFLTAVLSVKAEKTTSSDRVSHHVEKGETIVCLL
- the LOC111058685 gene encoding methyltransferase-like 26, with the protein product MILRAVKSLFLLSMKMSSHSSEIYYINRRHINPAAERNKAPILEILRMYMISPQTTPPVHQVLLEISSGSGQHVSYFAKHFQWITFQPTEFEMSSFESINGYIQYEKLENVKPPGYLDVRDPACSWLGGNIKNESIDYVLNINMMHISEYKCAEGLFTGCSEILKPGGYLFTYGPYAFDGEITPESNVRFNAMLRSQDPSWGLRDLPRQLVPLASSCGIRLVQVHPMPANNHLVIWQKAPGP